A section of the Opitutaceae bacterium genome encodes:
- a CDS encoding ROK family protein codes for MNVLGIDIGGSALKGAPVDTATGRLLAERLRVPTDKLLTPAQMARTIKGIAEHFNWKGPVGVGFPGVIRRSTIYTSANLHRGFVGCNGERLFGRVIKLPVTLINDADAAGLAEVRFGAGSRARGTVLMLTFGTGVGSALFVDGRLYANSELGHLPMKGRDAERRVSAAAKERKKLSFRKWAHRVDEYLGIVETILNPDLIIVGGGISKDYRKWFKYLDLNVPIVPAKFFNEAGIVGAALHAADCRERR; via the coding sequence ATGAATGTCCTTGGAATCGACATCGGCGGATCCGCGCTGAAGGGAGCGCCGGTGGACACCGCAACCGGCAGACTGCTCGCGGAGCGCCTGCGTGTGCCGACGGACAAGCTGTTGACCCCGGCGCAGATGGCGCGGACGATCAAGGGCATTGCGGAGCACTTCAACTGGAAGGGACCGGTTGGGGTGGGATTCCCCGGCGTGATTCGCAGAAGCACGATCTACACCTCGGCGAATCTGCATCGCGGTTTTGTCGGGTGCAACGGGGAGCGGCTCTTTGGCAGGGTCATCAAGCTGCCGGTCACGCTCATCAACGATGCCGATGCGGCGGGCCTTGCCGAGGTTAGATTCGGCGCCGGCAGTAGAGCGAGGGGCACCGTGCTGATGCTCACGTTCGGCACGGGAGTGGGAAGCGCGCTGTTTGTCGATGGGCGACTCTATGCCAACAGCGAGCTGGGGCATCTTCCGATGAAGGGCCGTGACGCAGAGAGGCGCGTTTCCGCGGCTGCGAAGGAACGGAAGAAGCTCTCCTTCCGCAAGTGGGCTCACCGCGTTGACGAATACCTTGGCATTGTTGAGACGATCCTGAATCCCGACCTCATCATTGTCGGTGGCGGCATCAGCAAGGACTACAGGAAGTGGTTCAAGTACCTTGACCTGAATGTCCCGATCGTTCCGGCGAAGTTCTTCAACGAGGCAGGCATTGTCGGAGCCGCGCTGCACGCCGCCGACTGCCGGGAGCGGCGCTGA
- a CDS encoding FAD-binding oxidoreductase, with the protein MVAPILIVGQGIAGTALAWEFERAGFSFEIADAGLDGSATQVAAGIVNPITGQRFVKNWRIDSLLGPSREFYQGIGRELGIELVRDVRIRRLFADVGEFARGKEKADAGKWRPYVDSSAVEPEGFWIEGGCQVDLPALLEGSRRRWIKRGMLQQRVVDPPAEISRRDLVILCTGGGLYREFGDSLKFERAKGEVIEVAAAGGVFEPGVIRSGDAWVVPRSHSTAQVGSTYDREAEDLVPTGPARETLFAHLRGLHPGIEARIERQRCGWRMSVPDRRPVVGRVPGLERMGIFGGLSSKGVLTAPWIARQWVHHLAEGIGFDADIAIGRCWQGCVRMGLNAETPRRDVRRE; encoded by the coding sequence ATGGTGGCGCCGATTCTCATCGTCGGACAGGGCATTGCGGGGACCGCCCTTGCGTGGGAATTCGAGCGTGCGGGATTTTCGTTTGAGATCGCTGATGCGGGCCTCGACGGATCGGCCACGCAGGTTGCGGCGGGAATCGTGAATCCGATAACCGGTCAGCGATTCGTGAAGAACTGGCGCATCGACAGCCTGCTCGGACCGTCGCGGGAGTTCTACCAGGGCATCGGCAGGGAGCTGGGCATCGAGCTTGTTCGCGATGTTCGCATCCGCCGGCTGTTTGCCGATGTCGGTGAATTTGCACGCGGGAAGGAAAAGGCGGATGCCGGAAAGTGGCGCCCGTACGTCGATTCCTCGGCGGTGGAGCCCGAGGGTTTCTGGATCGAAGGCGGCTGCCAGGTTGATTTGCCGGCGCTTCTGGAAGGATCGCGACGACGCTGGATCAAACGAGGGATGCTTCAGCAGCGAGTCGTCGACCCTCCGGCGGAAATTTCGAGGCGCGACTTGGTCATCCTCTGCACGGGCGGCGGCCTGTATCGGGAATTTGGTGACAGTTTGAAGTTTGAACGTGCCAAGGGTGAGGTCATTGAAGTGGCGGCTGCGGGCGGGGTGTTTGAACCGGGCGTGATCCGCAGCGGGGATGCCTGGGTGGTGCCGCGCAGCCACTCGACCGCGCAGGTGGGTTCGACCTACGACCGCGAGGCCGAGGACCTCGTTCCGACCGGCCCGGCCCGCGAAACGCTCTTCGCGCACCTGCGCGGGCTGCATCCGGGTATTGAAGCGCGCATTGAAAGGCAACGCTGCGGCTGGCGCATGTCAGTACCCGACCGCCGTCCCGTGGTCGGACGCGTGCCGGGACTCGAACGCATGGGCATCTTCGGCGGACTCAGTTCAAAAGGCGTGCTCACCGCCCCATGGATCGCGCGCCAGTGGGTGCACCACCTCGCGGAGGGCATTGGGTTCGACGCGGACATCGCCATCGGGCGCTGCTGGCAGGGCTGCGTTCGGATGGGTTTAAACGCGGAGACGCCAAGGCGCGATGTTCGGAGAGAATGA
- a CDS encoding LacI family DNA-binding transcriptional regulator, which yields MKSNPASKPVKVTVLDVAAAAKVAVGTVSRVLNTPDAVGPEIRQRVLDAVGRINYKPLRRHRKTGGNVRGGVRRQQGNIGVLLMGMDDSLTHLPVISEVLHGVELAMAEEGLNLMLANVPQADRVPAFLANNQVDGLILKCPLLGDLRACANPKLVDAINRIPHIWLLGKPESAEGDMCGSDGEAGTAQVAKHLYARGHRRIGYLHPRPGQTRSEGVKHSLALHMRQLGMELRIFESASSREVRWPLPAITSPDEILPLLDVWAALPEAERPTALVVTADSIAVQVYHALHQRGKQVGRDLSLISINHERPLVVGLNPSLTTIDIRAQSIGRRAVEQLRWRMADRSGADTAPARVLIEPRLVEGGSVARLTPHS from the coding sequence GTGAAATCGAACCCTGCGAGCAAACCTGTCAAAGTCACCGTATTGGATGTGGCGGCTGCGGCGAAAGTGGCGGTGGGAACGGTTTCACGCGTGCTCAACACGCCTGATGCGGTGGGTCCGGAGATTCGGCAGCGGGTGCTGGATGCTGTCGGCAGGATCAACTACAAGCCGCTGCGACGGCATCGCAAGACGGGTGGGAATGTCCGCGGTGGAGTTCGCAGGCAGCAGGGCAACATTGGAGTGCTGCTGATGGGGATGGACGACTCGCTGACGCACCTGCCGGTGATCAGCGAGGTTCTGCACGGCGTCGAACTGGCGATGGCGGAAGAGGGATTGAACCTGATGCTCGCCAACGTCCCGCAGGCGGATCGGGTTCCCGCTTTTCTGGCCAACAATCAGGTCGACGGCCTCATCCTGAAGTGTCCGCTTCTCGGCGATCTGCGGGCTTGCGCCAACCCCAAGCTGGTCGACGCCATCAACCGGATTCCCCACATCTGGCTGCTTGGCAAGCCGGAGTCCGCGGAGGGCGACATGTGCGGCTCCGATGGTGAGGCGGGAACCGCCCAGGTGGCGAAACATTTGTATGCGCGGGGACACCGGCGGATCGGCTACCTGCATCCCAGGCCCGGACAGACTCGATCGGAAGGGGTCAAGCACTCGCTGGCGCTTCACATGCGGCAACTGGGCATGGAGCTGCGGATTTTTGAAAGTGCGTCATCCAGGGAGGTGAGGTGGCCGCTGCCCGCGATCACCAGTCCGGATGAAATTCTGCCCCTGCTTGACGTGTGGGCCGCGCTTCCCGAGGCCGAAAGGCCGACCGCGCTGGTGGTGACTGCGGACAGCATTGCCGTGCAGGTTTATCATGCGCTTCACCAGCGTGGAAAGCAGGTTGGGCGGGATCTCAGCCTGATTTCCATCAATCATGAACGCCCGTTGGTTGTCGGATTGAATCCGTCGCTCACGACCATCGACATTCGCGCCCAGAGCATCGGGCGACGCGCCGTCGAGCAATTGCGCTGGCGCATGGCCGACCGGAGCGGCGCGGATACCGCACCCGCGCGCGTCTTGATTGAACCCCGCTTGGTGGAAGGCGGCTCGGTTGCACGATTGACGCCGCATTCCTGA
- a CDS encoding carboxypeptidase-like regulatory domain-containing protein has product MSLVQQQLMTTPGIPSLIPVRGSLAMIVLVLTAANLRAGDITGRVSDPKTGNYVVGASILDVGTNRETISDREGRYSLRGLPAGPTTLLIDSIGYDTKSEKVLVPESGSIELNVLLGSEVVQLGTFTVEGARMGRAKALQQKRTALKFKDIISADAVGNLPDRNVAEALSRVAASV; this is encoded by the coding sequence GTGAGCCTGGTCCAACAACAGCTTATGACGACGCCAGGCATTCCTTCACTGATTCCAGTCCGTGGCTCGCTGGCCATGATTGTTCTTGTTCTGACGGCGGCAAACCTGCGTGCCGGTGACATCACCGGTCGAGTTTCCGATCCGAAGACCGGTAATTACGTCGTCGGCGCATCGATTCTTGATGTCGGGACCAATCGGGAGACGATTTCCGATCGTGAAGGCCGCTATTCGCTTCGCGGATTGCCGGCGGGTCCCACCACGCTGCTGATCGACTCGATCGGCTATGACACCAAGTCAGAGAAAGTGCTGGTGCCGGAGAGCGGCTCAATAGAGCTGAATGTTCTCCTGGGCAGTGAAGTCGTGCAGCTTGGCACATTCACCGTCGAGGGCGCGCGAATGGGGCGTGCGAAGGCGCTGCAGCAGAAGCGCACCGCACTGAAATTCAAGGACATCATTTCCGCGGACGCGGTCGGCAATCTGCCGGACAGAAATGTTGCCGAAGCGCTCTCGCGGGTGGCGGCATCGGTTTGA
- a CDS encoding TonB-dependent receptor has protein sequence MNAGEGTFVSIRGVEPNLNNVTFNGTTVAPPGVDGRTGRATELEAQIPFSAFLGKGVLAGFSVNANATFIKSKVTVPGRESEDLPFFQQPDRIFNLALSYQKGRITARIAYNYQTESLTLLGGESSETGSEDEYQADRYFIDLQAGVKLSERFSIFANWKNVTNEYDDTYIGERYRLRQSYDFGSDFRAGMRYTF, from the coding sequence ATGAATGCGGGTGAAGGCACCTTTGTTTCGATTCGTGGTGTGGAGCCCAACCTGAACAATGTGACGTTCAACGGCACGACTGTCGCTCCTCCGGGCGTGGATGGACGAACCGGCCGTGCCACGGAGCTGGAGGCGCAGATCCCCTTCAGTGCTTTCCTGGGCAAGGGCGTGCTGGCCGGTTTCTCCGTGAATGCCAATGCCACATTCATCAAATCGAAAGTCACCGTGCCGGGACGGGAAAGCGAGGACCTGCCGTTCTTCCAGCAGCCCGACCGCATCTTCAACCTGGCCCTTTCCTACCAGAAGGGTCGGATCACGGCGCGAATCGCATACAACTACCAGACGGAAAGCCTCACCCTCCTCGGCGGGGAAAGCAGTGAAACGGGCAGCGAGGATGAATACCAGGCGGATCGGTATTTCATTGATCTCCAGGCGGGCGTGAAGCTGTCGGAAAGATTCTCAATTTTTGCCAACTGGAAGAACGTGACGAACGAGTATGACGACACCTACATCGGAGAGAGATACCGGCTGCGCCAGTCCTACGATTTCGGCAGCGATTTTCGCGCGGGCATGCGGTATACCTTCTAG
- a CDS encoding fumarylacetoacetate hydrolase family protein, with translation MKSELLIAAALVVAPLLHLEAAMYARFEDDGGVSHFASLTGGTLDVLDAAPWAGGKPTGERVAIEKVRLLPPSAPRNIIGLAGAYVRNGMRPARDTIRWFAKSPSAAAASGEDVPVPQGLDTLKAEVELVAIIGRRCRNLTPEQARAAIFGFCTGTEIFGFAQDFYQTHRETPPSSDTMLEAGLKLGDKMAPFGPLVHTSVDWRELSTTLRVIAADGKVSAEYHDSTKGMLHTPAEAVSQLSQIMTLEPGDVIFTGSTKSFIVHAGDTVETEVAGLGRLRNRIVPPPSGTP, from the coding sequence ATGAAATCGGAGCTGCTGATCGCCGCCGCGCTTGTTGTTGCTCCACTCCTGCATCTTGAGGCAGCCATGTACGCCCGCTTCGAAGATGACGGTGGCGTGAGTCATTTCGCATCCCTCACAGGAGGCACCCTGGATGTCCTCGATGCGGCGCCATGGGCCGGCGGCAAACCCACGGGGGAGAGAGTTGCGATCGAAAAGGTGCGGCTCCTGCCGCCTTCGGCGCCGCGCAATATCATCGGTCTGGCAGGGGCGTATGTCCGCAACGGGATGCGGCCTGCGCGCGATACGATTCGATGGTTCGCGAAATCTCCTTCAGCGGCCGCCGCATCCGGAGAGGACGTGCCGGTTCCCCAGGGACTAGACACGCTCAAGGCCGAGGTGGAATTGGTGGCGATCATCGGACGCCGCTGCCGCAATCTCACGCCTGAGCAGGCGCGCGCCGCGATCTTCGGCTTTTGCACGGGCACGGAGATTTTTGGCTTCGCTCAAGATTTTTATCAGACTCATCGCGAAACTCCCCCGTCCAGCGACACGATGCTCGAAGCCGGCCTCAAGCTGGGTGACAAGATGGCCCCCTTCGGACCCTTAGTACACACCAGTGTTGATTGGCGCGAACTGTCCACAACCTTGCGCGTGATTGCTGCGGACGGAAAGGTCTCGGCGGAATATCACGATTCAACCAAGGGCATGCTCCACACACCAGCGGAAGCTGTCAGCCAGCTCTCGCAGATCATGACACTGGAGCCGGGCGATGTCATTTTCACCGGCTCGACGAAATCGTTCATTGTGCACGCTGGAGATACAGTGGAGACGGAAGTCGCCGGACTTGGGCGTCTGCGCAACCGCATCGTGCCTCCTCCCTCAGGCACGCCATGA
- a CDS encoding cupin domain-containing protein, with protein MIIRHPQEGQKLDVAGLNEITVLIDRSETALTEVAINAWTPGLDGPPHVHERKEQNFLVLDGHGEVHIGGRTFQAAAGDFFYVPAGMVHQTISRDPVMGLGIFSSTPFSTPTRKATRRLPSTSTRCAKRAARRLRSRALAILWRPPR; from the coding sequence ATGATCATCCGCCACCCGCAGGAAGGCCAGAAGCTGGATGTTGCCGGTCTCAATGAAATCACCGTGTTGATCGACCGTTCTGAAACCGCACTCACGGAGGTTGCGATAAACGCCTGGACTCCCGGATTGGATGGCCCGCCCCACGTGCATGAGCGCAAGGAGCAGAACTTCCTGGTCCTCGACGGCCATGGTGAAGTGCACATTGGCGGTCGGACATTCCAGGCGGCAGCGGGCGATTTCTTTTACGTGCCCGCGGGCATGGTCCACCAGACCATCAGTCGCGATCCCGTGATGGGACTCGGTATTTTCTCTTCAACGCCTTTCTCGACGCCGACAAGGAAGGCCACGCGTCGTTTGCCGAGCACATCGACAAGGTGCGCGAAACGCGCCGCGCGCAGGCTGCGCAGCAGAGCGCTGGCAATACTCTGGCGACCGCCTCGGTGA
- a CDS encoding dihydrodipicolinate synthase family protein, translating to MERYFKNLADAVGGPLYLYNIPQTTKQSLPLDVVERLSQHPLIAGIKDSEPDGARLEQLSRQFAGHPDFAVFCGSIAFTSRSMRAGADGCVPGAGNFAPRALRLLMDALSSGDSAAADAAQHRVDTINATYQKGRTISQLLAALKAIMEIHGLCTRAMLPRCSRPAMRRSMNCGDNSSRSRTWHEQSRQADPRSHPG from the coding sequence ATGGAGCGGTATTTCAAGAACCTCGCGGACGCGGTCGGCGGCCCGTTGTACCTGTACAACATTCCACAGACCACCAAACAGAGCCTGCCGCTCGACGTCGTCGAACGGCTCTCCCAGCATCCTCTGATCGCCGGGATCAAGGATTCGGAACCCGACGGCGCGCGTCTCGAACAGTTGAGCCGGCAATTCGCCGGACATCCCGATTTCGCCGTGTTCTGCGGGTCGATCGCCTTCACCAGCCGCAGCATGCGCGCGGGCGCGGATGGCTGCGTCCCCGGCGCCGGAAACTTTGCGCCGCGCGCATTGCGTCTGCTGATGGACGCATTGAGTTCGGGCGACTCCGCGGCAGCGGACGCCGCGCAGCATCGCGTGGACACCATCAACGCCACGTACCAGAAGGGCCGAACCATCTCCCAGCTCCTTGCAGCGCTCAAGGCGATCATGGAAATACACGGGTTGTGCACACGTGCCATGCTTCCCCGCTGCTCGCGGCCGGCGATGCGGAGGTCGATGAACTGCGGCGACAACTCCAGCAGATCGCGAACCTGGCATGAGCAGAGTCGCCAAGCCGATCCTCGCAGTCACCCTGGGTGA
- a CDS encoding dihydrodipicolinate synthase family protein encodes MPLLTPFTSAGEIDEPALRRIPDHIVAGGCQGVMVAGTTGEFASMSVRMRCRLMALASDAARGRLLLFGGIGDTSFSHSVELGREFLRFGVHAVVGNLPPTIR; translated from the coding sequence GTGCCGCTCCTGACTCCGTTCACGAGCGCGGGCGAAATCGACGAGCCGGCGCTCCGCCGCATCCCGGACCACATCGTGGCCGGAGGCTGCCAGGGCGTCATGGTGGCCGGCACAACGGGTGAGTTTGCCTCCATGTCGGTGCGCATGCGCTGCCGGCTCATGGCCCTCGCGAGCGACGCCGCCAGGGGGCGCCTGCTCCTCTTTGGCGGAATTGGTGACACGAGCTTCTCCCATTCGGTCGAACTCGGGCGCGAATTCCTCCGATTCGGCGTCCATGCGGTGGTCGGCAACCTTCCTCCTACTATCCGCTGA